One window of the Lysobacter sp. S4-A87 genome contains the following:
- a CDS encoding VOC family protein, which translates to MRRTWTIIAVRDVCISLRWYQSLLGLPQHDPAHDYFGQVLDTDGTVLLCLHRWGDHEHPSLSSPGNAEPGNGLLLFLRVDDFDEALSRARELKLQLEEEPHLNPGTQTLEFSLRDPDGYFVSISALGQA; encoded by the coding sequence ATGAGACGCACGTGGACGATCATCGCGGTACGCGACGTGTGCATCAGCCTCAGGTGGTATCAGAGTCTCCTGGGATTGCCCCAGCACGACCCCGCGCACGACTACTTCGGCCAGGTCCTGGACACGGACGGCACAGTTCTCCTGTGCCTTCACCGGTGGGGTGACCACGAACACCCATCCCTATCCAGCCCCGGAAACGCAGAACCGGGCAATGGACTGCTGCTGTTCCTTCGCGTCGACGATTTTGACGAGGCCCTGTCAAGGGCAAGGGAGCTCAAGCTCCAGCTGGAAGAGGAACCCCATCTCAACCCGGGCACGCAAACGCTGGAGTTCTCGCTGCGGGATCCGGACGGTTACTTCGTCTCCATAAGTGCACTGGGCCAGGCCTGA
- a CDS encoding EF-hand domain-containing protein: MSKNNSRSPAGMLGVALAGLVLSGSAFAMQPLSQGYMLAASHAAAEGKCGEGKCGEGKCGADSASKSTTSAAAKKTAEGKCGEGQCGDARFAVADTNHDELVSRAEFVAVVPGGEAIFKSKDPNGDGFISELEAYNNVKSVYDANGRKMPRGLFADIPE; the protein is encoded by the coding sequence ATGTCCAAGAACAACTCACGCAGCCCGGCCGGAATGCTCGGCGTCGCCCTGGCCGGTCTCGTCCTCAGCGGCAGCGCATTCGCTATGCAGCCGCTATCACAGGGCTACATGCTGGCCGCCAGTCATGCCGCCGCTGAAGGCAAGTGCGGCGAAGGCAAGTGTGGTGAAGGCAAGTGCGGTGCAGATTCCGCTTCCAAGTCCACCACTAGCGCAGCCGCCAAGAAGACGGCCGAGGGCAAGTGCGGTGAGGGCCAGTGCGGTGACGCGCGTTTCGCCGTCGCCGACACCAACCATGACGAGCTGGTCTCCCGTGCGGAGTTCGTCGCCGTGGTTCCGGGTGGCGAGGCGATCTTCAAGTCGAAGGACCCCAATGGCGACGGCTTCATCTCCGAGCTGGAGGCGTACAACAACGTCAAGTCGGTCTATGACGCCAACGGCAGGAAGATGCCGCGCGGCCTGTTCGCCGACATCCCCGAGTAA
- a CDS encoding mechanosensitive ion channel domain-containing protein, whose protein sequence is MEIQVSVASIAAHVAPPGGADKLRKLFAYEPLDTFGWGVSIGNAESAIVAAVAVLALSALLQALMKRYAAGHEDVNKASLYTLSRLLHYTFIVIAALVALHLAGIPLNQLALFCGALGVGLGFGLQAIFSNFISGLILLFDRSLKVGDFVALEGDIRGIVRSINIRATRITTNDNIDVLVPNSEFVTKRLVNWTHGSENRRIRVPFSVAPDVDKELVKKAALEAASNVPFTLAMEGHKQPQVWLEKFGDSSSDFTLAVWLTEAAARRNAAIRAAYLWELDTALRKYGIANSLPQLEVHLRSMFDLKGGAAVEAMHGKLNGTASPPAEAPATLASYERANLSRNDAQEDAQRQIQEEAQRSDKDGAMSPSRE, encoded by the coding sequence GTGGAAATCCAGGTCAGTGTTGCTTCCATAGCGGCCCACGTTGCACCGCCTGGCGGTGCCGACAAACTTCGCAAGCTGTTCGCTTACGAGCCGCTCGATACATTCGGCTGGGGTGTTTCGATTGGCAATGCCGAATCCGCGATCGTCGCGGCCGTGGCCGTCCTCGCGCTGTCGGCGCTACTGCAAGCGTTGATGAAGCGCTACGCCGCGGGCCACGAAGATGTGAACAAGGCGTCTCTGTATACGCTTTCGCGCCTGCTTCACTACACGTTTATCGTGATCGCCGCCCTGGTGGCCCTTCACCTGGCTGGAATTCCACTGAACCAGCTCGCGTTGTTTTGTGGTGCACTTGGCGTTGGCCTTGGTTTCGGGCTGCAGGCCATCTTCAGCAACTTCATCTCCGGACTGATCCTGCTGTTCGACCGCTCCCTCAAGGTCGGCGACTTCGTTGCACTTGAAGGCGACATACGCGGCATCGTGCGCTCTATCAACATCCGGGCGACACGCATCACGACGAACGACAACATCGACGTGCTCGTCCCCAACTCGGAGTTCGTCACCAAGCGCCTCGTCAACTGGACGCATGGTTCGGAGAACCGGCGCATCCGCGTTCCGTTCTCGGTCGCGCCCGACGTCGACAAGGAGCTGGTCAAGAAGGCGGCCCTTGAGGCTGCGTCGAACGTTCCATTCACCTTGGCGATGGAAGGACACAAGCAACCCCAAGTGTGGCTGGAGAAGTTTGGCGACAGTTCTTCCGATTTCACTCTGGCGGTCTGGTTGACGGAGGCTGCTGCGCGCCGCAACGCCGCGATCCGGGCTGCCTATCTGTGGGAACTGGATACCGCGTTGCGGAAGTACGGGATCGCCAATTCGTTGCCTCAGCTGGAAGTACACCTGCGGAGCATGTTCGACTTGAAGGGGGGCGCCGCCGTGGAGGCGATGCACGGAAAGCTCAACGGTACCGCCTCCCCTCCCGCCGAGGCGCCGGCGACTTTGGCGTCGTACGAGCGGGCGAACCTTTCTCGCAACGACGCCCAGGAGGACGCGCAACGGCAGATCCAGGAAGAGGCGCAGCGATCGGACAAGGACGGTGCCATGTCACCGTCGCGGGAATAG
- a CDS encoding cupin domain-containing protein has translation MNIRTPTLLLLAAFAGAAPVASAHGPGDGKEKITMLQQHALADAPGKKALFFTVEYAPGQQSIPHVHAGSAIAYVLEGAVVSQLEGGEPVTYLAGQSWYETPRIDHLVSRNASKTRPAKLLVWILNDGDSPVLTPLPAGKPGTRPGGA, from the coding sequence ATGAACATCCGTACCCCCACCTTGCTCCTGCTGGCGGCGTTCGCTGGTGCCGCGCCCGTCGCCTCGGCACATGGCCCTGGCGACGGCAAGGAGAAGATCACGATGCTGCAGCAGCACGCCCTGGCGGATGCCCCGGGCAAGAAGGCCCTGTTCTTCACCGTCGAGTACGCGCCGGGGCAGCAGTCGATTCCCCATGTCCATGCCGGTTCCGCGATCGCGTACGTCCTGGAAGGCGCCGTGGTCTCGCAGCTGGAGGGCGGGGAGCCGGTGACCTACCTCGCTGGCCAGTCCTGGTACGAAACGCCACGCATCGACCACCTCGTGTCGCGCAACGCCAGCAAGACCAGGCCGGCCAAGCTGCTGGTCTGGATCCTCAACGACGGCGACAGCCCGGTGCTTACTCCGCTGCCCGCAGGCAAGCCTGGCACCAGGCCAGGCGGCGCGTAG
- a CDS encoding 3'-5' exoribonuclease: MNIALISEDGSQVFYAERDPLPEEPTDFVRQVVYPLLDRGEVAMPDAVMTTALRKFIAGTREPYVLADYPNDLKLLRHVIAGFDDLGVDAATHGLIPNPVTTLMLKDGLMAMLVEDWFASHPEDAARRHHALIDAQALRMAWLAATRRIQADWARQDYLGPNRNQ, translated from the coding sequence GTGAACATTGCTCTGATCAGCGAAGACGGAAGCCAGGTGTTCTACGCCGAGCGGGATCCTTTACCGGAAGAGCCAACCGATTTCGTTCGGCAGGTGGTCTATCCATTGCTGGATCGTGGCGAGGTAGCCATGCCGGATGCAGTAATGACGACCGCACTGCGGAAGTTCATAGCTGGCACGCGCGAACCTTATGTGCTGGCGGACTATCCAAACGACTTGAAGCTACTGAGGCATGTCATTGCCGGCTTCGACGATCTCGGTGTGGACGCTGCTACGCATGGCCTCATCCCGAACCCCGTTACCACACTGATGTTGAAAGATGGGCTTATGGCGATGCTGGTCGAAGACTGGTTCGCGTCGCACCCTGAGGACGCCGCTCGTCGGCATCACGCGTTAATCGATGCCCAGGCCCTCCGGATGGCTTGGCTGGCAGCAACCCGTCGCATCCAGGCCGACTGGGCGCGACAGGACTACTTGGGGCCCAATCGCAACCAGTGA
- a CDS encoding alpha/beta hydrolase, which produces MKMRASLHSTRPHGAARLYLRRFGAALRLLGVRDGDRGAGLYMCEPFDPDRRTVVMIHGLGGDAVAWAHLTQAIERSAELHACFQVWHLVYNSNAPFLVVRRRAEGYLDEAWERLDPGGHAQARTGIVLVGHSLGGVVARMLCVDSGNALWSAAFSVHHHAVQDDEVAAKVAAVFRFQPYPGVGRAIFLAAPHKGSPNADRWLGRLVGTLLGGRTAEIQELRTLVQDRPDIVHDELRETYQRARVNSVFTLRASQPVRRASEALLPHAGIPYHTIAGTVPGTVPPGDGVVPLSSALLAGAASTLVVRAGHNLYDKPEVVAEVLRILREDMASRG; this is translated from the coding sequence ATGAAGATGCGCGCGTCCCTGCATTCCACCCGGCCCCACGGCGCAGCGCGACTGTACCTGCGCCGCTTTGGCGCGGCCCTGCGCCTGCTGGGGGTTCGCGACGGCGACCGCGGGGCGGGCCTGTACATGTGCGAGCCCTTCGACCCGGACCGGCGCACGGTCGTGATGATCCATGGGCTCGGCGGCGACGCCGTCGCATGGGCGCACCTCACGCAGGCGATCGAACGCAGCGCGGAGCTGCACGCATGCTTCCAGGTCTGGCATCTCGTCTACAACAGCAATGCCCCGTTCCTGGTGGTGCGCCGACGCGCAGAGGGCTATCTCGACGAGGCCTGGGAGCGACTGGACCCGGGCGGCCATGCGCAGGCGCGGACAGGCATCGTGCTGGTCGGACACAGCCTTGGCGGCGTGGTTGCGCGGATGCTGTGCGTCGACAGCGGCAATGCCCTGTGGTCGGCGGCATTCTCCGTGCACCACCATGCGGTGCAGGATGACGAGGTAGCGGCGAAGGTCGCCGCGGTGTTCCGCTTCCAGCCGTATCCCGGAGTGGGGCGCGCGATCTTCCTCGCAGCGCCACACAAGGGCAGCCCGAACGCCGACCGCTGGCTCGGGCGACTGGTGGGCACATTGCTGGGAGGGCGCACGGCGGAAATCCAGGAGTTGCGCACCCTGGTGCAAGATCGTCCGGACATCGTCCACGATGAACTGCGTGAGACTTACCAGCGCGCCAGGGTCAACAGCGTCTTCACCCTGCGGGCCTCACAGCCGGTGCGACGCGCCAGCGAGGCGCTGCTGCCGCACGCGGGAATTCCGTACCACACCATTGCCGGCACGGTGCCAGGCACGGTTCCCCCTGGCGACGGCGTGGTGCCGCTGAGCAGCGCACTGCTGGCGGGTGCGGCGTCGACGCTGGTGGTACGGGCCGGCCACAACCTCTACGACAAACCCGAGGTGGTGGCGGAGGTGCTGCGGATACTTCGCGAGGACATGGCCAGTCGCGGTTGA
- a CDS encoding DNA-binding protein, giving the protein MLTASHIHELIRGPVTEAWRRRVRISPDNGRVNEDLVHEVAMVLIEHKVQPTVEHIRMVLGRGSPNVIHPALRSFFYGPLQRRLGNQDGCAVPEALVVLWRKLRVEAQDDQRPIDELGDALRDHRGQNLSDRMNQLDIRLTRLSQELEQFRTSRD; this is encoded by the coding sequence ATGCTCACTGCAAGTCATATACACGAGCTGATCAGAGGCCCAGTCACTGAGGCTTGGAGGCGCCGCGTTCGGATCAGCCCCGACAACGGCCGGGTCAATGAGGACCTCGTCCATGAGGTCGCGATGGTGCTGATCGAGCATAAAGTCCAGCCCACCGTCGAGCACATCCGGATGGTTCTTGGGCGAGGTTCCCCCAACGTGATCCATCCGGCCTTACGAAGCTTCTTTTATGGACCTCTTCAACGCCGCCTAGGCAATCAGGATGGCTGCGCGGTGCCAGAAGCCCTCGTCGTCCTTTGGAGGAAACTGCGTGTCGAAGCTCAGGATGATCAGCGGCCCATTGACGAACTGGGAGACGCACTGAGAGACCACCGTGGGCAGAACCTATCAGACCGGATGAACCAATTGGATATCCGGCTAACTCGCCTGTCGCAAGAGCTCGAGCAATTTAGAACCTCACGCGACTAA
- a CDS encoding carboxymuconolactone decarboxylase family protein, producing MQPRLDFYKASPDAAKAMIALEAAVNKLGLEPSLLELVKLRASQINGCAYCVDLHSSDARKHGESERRLHAVAVWQEAPFFSERERAALAWTESLTRIADTRAPDADYEWLSSQFDERERVNLTVAINAINGWNRLAIGFRSVSAT from the coding sequence ATGCAACCCCGTCTCGACTTCTACAAAGCCTCACCCGATGCCGCCAAGGCCATGATTGCCCTGGAGGCCGCCGTCAACAAGCTGGGCCTGGAACCGTCGCTGCTGGAGCTGGTGAAGCTGCGTGCCTCACAGATCAATGGCTGCGCCTACTGCGTGGACCTGCACAGCAGCGATGCGCGCAAGCACGGCGAGAGCGAGCGCCGCCTGCATGCCGTTGCCGTCTGGCAAGAGGCGCCGTTCTTCAGTGAGCGTGAACGCGCGGCATTGGCCTGGACCGAATCCTTGACCCGGATCGCCGATACGCGCGCACCGGACGCCGACTACGAGTGGCTCAGCAGCCAGTTCGACGAGCGCGAGCGCGTGAACCTGACGGTGGCGATCAACGCCATCAACGGCTGGAACCGCCTCGCCATCGGTTTCCGTTCCGTCTCTGCCACCTGA
- a CDS encoding cupin domain-containing protein, whose protein sequence is MKQIHVATLLAALLTGASVAIGHAENSGISRHEALRHDLDTPGRELVQVRVDFAPGSAFGMHTHPGVEVAYVLEGTLEYSFEGKPPVTLKAGQSLYIPAGEAHAARNVGKDNGAELATYLVEKGKPIVVPRPARP, encoded by the coding sequence ATGAAACAGATTCACGTTGCCACGTTGCTGGCAGCGCTCTTGACGGGCGCCAGCGTGGCGATTGGCCACGCCGAGAACTCCGGGATCAGCCGCCATGAGGCATTGCGCCATGATCTGGACACGCCTGGGCGCGAACTCGTCCAGGTGCGCGTGGATTTTGCCCCGGGTTCTGCCTTCGGCATGCACACGCATCCGGGCGTCGAGGTGGCCTACGTACTGGAAGGCACGCTCGAGTATTCGTTCGAAGGCAAGCCACCGGTGACCCTGAAGGCCGGCCAATCGCTGTACATCCCGGCTGGTGAGGCGCATGCCGCACGCAACGTCGGCAAGGACAATGGCGCGGAACTGGCCACCTACCTGGTCGAGAAAGGCAAGCCGATCGTGGTCCCCAGGCCCGCCAGGCCCTGA